A DNA window from Portunus trituberculatus isolate SZX2019 chromosome 47, ASM1759143v1, whole genome shotgun sequence contains the following coding sequences:
- the LOC123498151 gene encoding glutamate receptor ionotropic, delta-2-like gives MQDLMFGRHSCCLWLFCAAILLSAGQAQDAQEVFESLVQDAFAGDDLLLILDGGAKDKLDVKAAANSSGSVLLLASDNSSYFLQRTPRHLVRGSHFTALLVFTASVVPFMETLDTKWNPNFMLLMSLNSSVNSTALLVDERFQRSQHLALVEPDNRAQRTRFMVYSSLPMKGRFAVKSSLGEWGRGSFRRKQDYFPERFNTLHGAVLQLGSWCDDFPFLYPEHGLCKGSSLDMLDLIAGHLNFSYDVQMEPDDHKWGSLEEGQWTGMLGDLAYNNKDLVINVFQMTLEIFADFEVSYPYHVESYVFLLAVPEPAPQWQGLLYPFTATVWLAILGTITVVTVLLNLCLKAVPDTQDDSQVFLLVLGGILRQGVSHRLGWWWAREWAGWWWLTGVIVTTAYTTNLVAFLTVPVFPRRIETVEQLASSDLRVAMQDYGSFVPDALRVSPDPALHKLGTNLDLFPYVYLNYEVGFSWVSNRTHALVETRSYLAYVVSLHNVSGSTYVMKETVYPGYLCWILRKNCPYADRVWQALEALVEAGLVQYKYRKHMLISSAAQNTHGRVLAGEALQLDQMLGAFMLTAMGLGLATVVFIGEKLSSRITDK, from the exons ATGCAGGACCTGATGTTTGGTCGTCACTCCTGCTGCTTGTG gttGTTCTGCGCAGCCATTTTATTATCGGCAGGCCAAGCACAAGATGCACAGGAAGTTTTCGAAAGTCTAGTGCAGGACGCCTTTGCCGGGGACGACCTGCTACTGATTCTCGACGGCGGCGCAAAGGACAAGCTGGACGTTAAGGCAGCAGcaaatagcagtggtagtgtattattattagccaGCGATAACTCAAGCTACTTTTTACAAAGGACTCCACGTCATCTTGTTCGAGGGAGTCACTTCACTGCCTTACTGGTCTTCACTGCAAGCGTAGTTCCCTTCATGGAGACTCTTGATACTAAGTGGAATCCAAATTTTATGTTATTAATGAGTCTAAATTCCAGCGTTAATAGTACAGCGCTTCTCGTCGATGAGAGATTTCAGCGAAGTCAGCACTTGGCGCTGGTGGAGCCAGACAACAGAGCACAACGCACCAGGTTTATGGTTTACTCAAGTCTGCCTATGAAAGGGCGATTCGCGGTGAAATCTTCCTTAGGGGAATGGGGCAGAGGCAGCTTcagaagaaaacaagattacTTTCCAGAGCGCTTTAACACCCTTCACGGAGCGGTGCTACAGCTTGGATCCTGGTGTGATGACTTCCCCTTCCTGTACCCTGAGCACGGCCTTTGTAAAGGCTCCAGCCTGGACATGCTGGACTTGATCGCTGGGCACCTCAACTTCTCGTATGATGTGCAGATGGAGCCAGACGACCACAAGTGGGGGTCTTTGGAGGAAGGTCAGTGGACAGGCATGCTGGGTGACCTGGCATACAACAACAAAGACCTTGTCATAAACGTGTTCCAGATGACTCTAGAAATATTTGCTGATTTTGAAGTATCGTATCCCTACCACGTGGAGAGCTACGTGTTCCTGCTGGCGGTGCCGGAGCCCGCGCCGCAGTGGCAAGGGCTGCTGTATCCCTTTACGGCGACTGTGTGGCTGGCTATCCTCGGCACCATCACTGTCGTCACCGTGCTTCTCAATCTGTGCCTGAAGGCTGTGCCGGACACTCAGGACGACTCACAGGTGTTCCTGCTG GTGTTGGGAGGCATCCTGCGGCAGGGGGTGAGTCATCGCctagggtggtggtgggcacGTGAGTgggcggggtggtggtggctgactGGTGTTATTGTCACCACTGCTTACACCACCAATCTGGTTGCTTTCCTCACCGTGCCAGTCTTCCCACGCCGCATCGAGACCGTAGAGCAACTCGCCTCGTCAGATCTCAG AGTGGCAATGCAGGACTACGGCAGCTTCGTCCCTGATGCGCTGCGGGTCTCGCCTGATCCTGCTCTACACAAGCTGGGGACAAATTTAGATCTGTTCCCTTACGTGTACCTGAACTACGAGGTGGGGTTTTCGTGGGTGTCCAACAGAACCCACGCCCTGGTAGAAACGCGCTCCTATCTGGCCTACGTGGTCTCCCTACACAACGTGAGTGGCTCCACCTACGTCATGAAAGAGACG GTGTACCCGGGCTACCTGTGCTGGATCCTGAGGAAGAACTGTCCCTACGCAGACCGAGTGTGGCAGGCGCTGGAGGCGCTGGTGGAGGCTGGCCTGGTGCAGTACAAGTACCGCAAGCACATGTTGATATCCTCAGCCGCCCAGAACACCCACGGCAGA GTGCTGGCTGGAGAGGCGCTGCAGCTTGACCAGATGCTGGGGGCCTTCATGCTCACAGCCATGGGTCTGGGCCTCGCCACGGTGGTGTTTATTGGAGAGAAGCTTTCATCTCGGATCACAGATAAGTGA